ATATAGATCAATTAAGTTTGATGGCAACTTTTCCACAATTCTATCAAGTAGAACAAAAATATCGTAGTCTTATTTTAGGGATGAAAAAATCGGTCCCTTCCACACCTAAATCCTCATCTTCAGAAAAGAAAAAGGGGATTTTTCTTACTTTTAGAAATGGACTTGAATCATTAGTGGAAGCCATTGAAAAAAAATTAGAAGCAGGTTCAGTGATCAAAGGGGTGCGGGTAGAAAAAATCGAGAAGACTGCGAAAAGTCAATATCAATTATCATTAAATAACCAAAAAGTACTAGTAGCTGATAGTATTGTATTAACCGTTCCACACCTATCTGTGCAATCGATGATGCCTCAATATTCGTTTTTTGCGCCTTTTAAACAAATGCCTGCAACATCGGTTGCAACTGTCGCCATGTCTTTTTCTGAAGAAGCCATTCAAACGGATATCGAAGGAACTGGCTTTGTTGTGTCAAGGAATAGTGATTATACCATCACTGCTTGTACATGGACACATAAAAAATGGCCACATACGACCCCAAAAGGGAAAGTGTTACTCCGTTGTTATGTCGGAAGAGCGGGTGAAGAGACCGTTGTGGATCTTTCCGATGTGGAAATCGAAAGAATTGTTTTAGAAGACTTAAATAAAACCATGAATTTAAACAAGAAGCCTGATTTTACGATTGTGAGTCGATGGAAAAAATCGATGCCGCAATACACGGTAGGACACCAAGATCGAATGAATTCGATACAGAAAAATATTCAAAAGGAACTTCCAGGGGTTTTTCTTGCAGGAAGCTCATTTAGGGGGCTAGGGGTACCAGATTGTATTGACCAAGGAGAGGCAGCTGTTCAAGAAGTGCTT
Above is a window of Oikeobacillus pervagus DNA encoding:
- the hemY gene encoding protoporphyrinogen oxidase; protein product: MVGEAKKNIVVIGGGITGLTTAYYLQKAAKEQELPIEVKLIEATHRLGGKIQTVRKDGFIIERGPDSFLERKKSASRLATDVGIADQLIRNATGQSYVLVKGKMYPMPGGSIMGIPTQIAPFIMTGLFSIPGKLRAAADFVLPKSKEEGDQALGLFFRRRLGDEVVENLVEPLLSGIYAGDIDQLSLMATFPQFYQVEQKYRSLILGMKKSVPSTPKSSSSEKKKGIFLTFRNGLESLVEAIEKKLEAGSVIKGVRVEKIEKTAKSQYQLSLNNQKVLVADSIVLTVPHLSVQSMMPQYSFFAPFKQMPATSVATVAMSFSEEAIQTDIEGTGFVVSRNSDYTITACTWTHKKWPHTTPKGKVLLRCYVGRAGEETVVDLSDVEIERIVLEDLNKTMNLNKKPDFTIVSRWKKSMPQYTVGHQDRMNSIQKNIQKELPGVFLAGSSFRGLGVPDCIDQGEAAVQEVLQYIKAT